The Clarias gariepinus isolate MV-2021 ecotype Netherlands chromosome 4, CGAR_prim_01v2, whole genome shotgun sequence genome window below encodes:
- the nrsn1 gene encoding neurensin-1, with amino-acid sequence MASCPELCGSEYVEGGPQRYGVRSYLHQFYEDCTSSIWERHHDEFQTQRSPSRWSSVLWKVCVAVGAVILVSGLSVLLVGYATPPRLEAFGEDELLFVDGRAVRFNRALDACKLGGAVLFCVGGAGVAAGLLLLAACGQGGGKDELRLQRRFKERLAEIQASVPNAADAKVPVTLSKVQNIQPGAEP; translated from the exons ATGGCGTCTTGCCCGGAGTTGTGCGGCTCGGAGTACGTTGAAGGAGGGCCGCAGCGCTACGGCGTCCGCTCCTACCTGCACCAGTTCTACGAGGACTGCACCTCCTCCATCTGGGAGCGCCATCACGACGAGTTCCAGACGCAGAGATCGCCCAGCAGGTGGAGCTCTGTCCTCTGGAAG GTGTGTGTGGCGGTCGGAGCGGTGATCCTGGTCTCAGGTCTGTCGGTACTGCTGGTCGGTTATGCCACGCCCCCACGTCTGGAGGCATTTGGAGAGGACGAGCTGCTGTTTGTGGACGGCCGAGCCGTGCGTTTTAACCGCGCCCTTGACGCCTGCAAACTGGGCGGAGCTGTGCTCTTTTGTGTGGGTGGGGCCGGGGTGGCAGCCGGCCTTCTCTTATTGGCGGCCTGCGGGCAGGGCGGGGGCAAAGACGAGCTCCGCCTTCAGCGACGCTTCAAAGAGCGACTAGCAGAGATCCAGGCGTCCGTCCCTAATGCCGCGGACGCCAAGGTTCCCGTCACGCTGTCCAAAGTGCAGAACATCCAGCCTGGAGCTGAACCCTGA